One window of the Candidatus Zixiibacteriota bacterium genome contains the following:
- a CDS encoding hypothetical protein (Evidence 5 : Unknown function), with amino-acid sequence MNRSSFNFKFFFQFAAVWTVLFSAGFPLEKSLGPVIYSSAQGGYEVYWFYPGLHQYRRGDLDVTPDNCAVPGSADREYAVFSQFRLRPPAAVAEAGMVIVNNDPFPQYPGDQFTPLALALQTEMSADPTTILWKDTVALLTPPTLSGQVITGTPDITISNSFSVWHAMQWLRGFPTAPAAGVSRAHYSFLQFLCAPDEPGFVIQDLPEQYLAGLNLLDWTDHPGEKYLSQGGTIPEFKIIFDPESNPSSSIILYEGLGSDSLRREIQIAEKGYLMVAAVDGYEEVLSDSIFLDPEEKSAITVSPAILMEHFQRDTENRYSFSMKNDDPVPVIQSIKYDSSLLRFESPEFALDANEERDVTFALVKIPDNDTILTTDLIIESQGRRALIYHIVIMEDRPSDIRDENIEAVPREFYVGEPYPNPFNSQVNLLIDIPAGKRVQYTVYDILGREIFKGRSAAANEKKIIWNGIDRDGQSATTGIYFFRIQIDNCAIIRKALLLK; translated from the coding sequence ATGAATAGAAGTTCATTCAATTTCAAGTTCTTTTTTCAATTCGCCGCCGTCTGGACGGTGCTGTTTTCTGCAGGTTTTCCGCTGGAAAAATCGTTAGGGCCGGTGATTTATTCTTCGGCGCAGGGCGGTTATGAGGTCTATTGGTTCTATCCCGGACTTCATCAATACCGCCGCGGCGACCTTGATGTGACGCCGGACAATTGCGCTGTTCCCGGCTCGGCCGACCGGGAATATGCCGTTTTTTCGCAATTTCGCCTGCGGCCGCCGGCGGCCGTTGCGGAAGCCGGAATGGTAATCGTGAATAACGACCCATTTCCGCAGTATCCCGGGGACCAATTCACACCGCTCGCTTTGGCGCTTCAGACCGAAATGTCGGCCGATCCGACCACTATTCTCTGGAAAGATACGGTCGCGCTTCTAACTCCTCCGACCTTATCCGGTCAGGTGATCACGGGAACCCCGGACATTACCATATCAAATTCTTTTTCAGTGTGGCATGCGATGCAGTGGCTCCGTGGTTTCCCGACAGCGCCTGCGGCCGGGGTCAGCCGGGCCCATTATTCTTTTCTTCAATTCCTGTGCGCCCCGGATGAACCCGGTTTTGTGATTCAGGATCTTCCGGAGCAATATCTGGCCGGTTTGAATTTGCTGGACTGGACCGATCATCCCGGCGAGAAATATTTGAGTCAGGGTGGTACTATTCCCGAATTTAAAATAATATTTGACCCGGAATCGAACCCTTCGTCCTCAATTATTCTTTATGAGGGGCTTGGCAGTGACTCCCTCCGCCGGGAAATTCAGATCGCGGAAAAGGGGTATCTCATGGTGGCCGCCGTTGACGGCTATGAAGAAGTATTATCGGACAGTATATTTCTCGATCCCGAAGAAAAATCGGCCATTACTGTAAGCCCCGCTATTCTTATGGAACATTTTCAGCGGGATACGGAAAATCGCTACTCTTTTTCGATGAAGAATGATGACCCGGTTCCGGTTATTCAGAGCATTAAATATGACAGCAGTCTATTGCGGTTTGAGTCTCCCGAATTTGCTTTGGATGCAAATGAAGAAAGGGATGTGACGTTTGCTCTCGTGAAGATTCCCGACAATGATACTATTTTGACGACCGACCTGATAATCGAATCGCAAGGCAGGCGGGCTCTGATATATCATATCGTAATTATGGAAGATCGGCCGTCCGATATCAGGGACGAGAACATTGAGGCTGTTCCAAGAGAGTTTTATGTCGGGGAACCGTACCCGAATCCGTTCAATTCGCAGGTGAATCTTTTGATTGACATCCCGGCGGGAAAAAGGGTGCAATATACGGTTTATGACATTCTCGGGCGGGAAATATTCAAAGGCCGTTCGGCGGCCGCGAATGAAAAGAAAATCATCTGGAACGGGATCGATCGTGACGGGCAATCAGCGACCACGGGGATTTATTTCTTCCGAATTCAGATAGACAATTGCGCCATTATCAGAAAGGCTCTTCTCCTCAAATAA
- a CDS encoding putative membrane protein (Evidence 3 : Putative function from multiple computational evidences), with protein sequence MLTSNDSSVIWNDMQGWGPRDIAYAGIIAALYAALAIILAPISFGVYQVRVAESLTVLPFLIRSAPFGLFVGCLLANIYGGYGVQDIVFGSLLTLAAGYLTLLCGRIKAVKLGLSLAPLPPVLLNAFGVAAYLSQMTGMTYFFVVQMIGLGELVSCYVLGLPLLLYLRSRMGRIRLTG encoded by the coding sequence TTGTTGACATCAAATGACAGTTCGGTTATTTGGAACGATATGCAGGGATGGGGTCCACGTGATATCGCCTACGCCGGGATCATTGCGGCGCTGTATGCGGCTCTGGCAATAATTCTGGCGCCAATCAGCTTCGGAGTGTATCAGGTCCGGGTTGCGGAGTCCCTTACGGTCCTGCCATTCCTGATCCGCTCGGCTCCATTCGGGCTGTTTGTCGGCTGCCTGCTCGCTAATATATATGGGGGGTATGGCGTACAGGATATCGTATTCGGCTCATTGCTGACGCTGGCGGCCGGTTACCTGACCCTTTTGTGCGGGAGAATCAAAGCGGTCAAACTGGGGCTTTCCCTGGCGCCTCTGCCGCCGGTGCTTCTTAACGCTTTCGGAGTGGCGGCCTATTTGTCGCAAATGACCGGAATGACTTATTTCTTTGTCGTTCAGATGATCGGATTGGGGGAACTTGTCTCATGCTATGTTCTGGGTCTGCCGCTTCTCTTATACCTGCGATCGCGGATGGGCAGAATCCGTCTTACGGGTTGA
- a CDS encoding Galactose-1-phosphate uridylyltransferase, with translation MPELRKDPIIGRWVIISTDRGKRPSSFGNIPKQEEPKMCPFCPGNESSTPPEILAYRENGSQPNKPGWFLRVISNKYPALRIEGALNREPKGIYDRMNGIGAHEVIIETPYHSKDLADLSAEEIKNVLWAFRERSLDLQKDRRFKYILIFKNHGEAAGASLEHSHSQLIATPIVPKRVAEEIAGAQKYYEFKERCIFCDIIRQELSDKERIVSDYGDFLTFEPFASRFPFETWLLPKQHMAHWTEMASDVYVYLAGALKDTLNRLRVALNNPPFNFIIHSSPVGEEFDEVYHWHIEIIPKLTKVAGFEWGSGFYINPTRPEDAAAFMREIDSSQADRMFGVSVPH, from the coding sequence ATGCCTGAACTTCGCAAGGACCCAATTATCGGACGGTGGGTGATTATCTCCACCGACAGAGGCAAGCGCCCCTCCAGTTTCGGCAATATTCCGAAGCAAGAAGAACCAAAAATGTGCCCCTTTTGTCCGGGAAATGAATCCAGCACCCCACCGGAAATTTTGGCCTATCGGGAAAACGGCTCCCAGCCGAATAAGCCGGGCTGGTTTTTGAGGGTTATCTCAAATAAGTATCCGGCGCTTCGAATCGAGGGAGCGCTGAATCGCGAGCCCAAAGGGATATATGACCGAATGAACGGTATCGGGGCCCATGAAGTGATTATTGAGACACCTTATCATAGCAAGGATTTGGCGGATCTTTCGGCCGAGGAAATCAAGAATGTTTTATGGGCCTTCCGCGAGCGATCGCTGGATCTTCAAAAGGACCGGCGTTTCAAGTACATTTTGATTTTCAAAAATCACGGGGAGGCGGCAGGAGCATCGCTTGAACATAGCCACAGCCAGTTGATTGCGACCCCGATTGTCCCCAAAAGAGTCGCCGAGGAAATCGCCGGGGCCCAGAAATATTATGAATTTAAAGAGAGATGTATCTTTTGTGATATTATCCGCCAGGAGTTATCGGATAAAGAGAGAATTGTCAGCGATTACGGCGATTTTCTGACATTTGAGCCATTCGCGTCGCGGTTCCCGTTTGAAACCTGGCTTCTGCCCAAACAGCATATGGCGCACTGGACGGAAATGGCCAGCGATGTCTATGTGTATCTTGCAGGCGCCCTTAAAGATACACTGAATAGATTGAGAGTCGCTCTAAATAACCCGCCTTTTAATTTTATTATCCATTCCTCGCCCGTGGGGGAGGAATTTGACGAAGTTTATCACTGGCATATTGAGATTATTCCCAAATTAACCAAGGTAGCAGGATTTGAGTGGGGTTCAGGTTTTTATATAAATCCGACCCGGCCGGAGGACGCCGCGGCCTTTATGCGGGAAATTGACAGTTCGCAGGCCGACCGAATGTTCGGGGTGTCGGTCCCGCACTGA
- a CDS encoding putative Protein archease (Evidence 3 : Putative function from multiple computational evidences), whose amino-acid sequence MPFKLTDAHTSGDIGLTATGRDLAELFVDSALGLTSIMVESGGLSERRQIPIALEAETLEKLYLHWLSEIIYLKDAESFLLRGCEIRIFQTEKAILKGVLRGDTIDRQHHILKADVKAVTYYKFRLEQVGEVWQGEVVFDL is encoded by the coding sequence ATGCCGTTCAAATTAACCGATGCTCATACCAGCGGCGATATCGGCCTGACGGCCACCGGCCGGGACCTGGCGGAATTATTTGTCGATTCGGCCCTCGGGCTGACATCGATAATGGTTGAGAGCGGGGGATTATCGGAAAGGCGGCAGATTCCGATCGCCCTGGAGGCCGAGACGCTCGAGAAATTATATTTGCACTGGCTGTCGGAAATAATATATCTTAAAGACGCCGAGAGTTTTCTTCTCCGGGGTTGCGAAATCAGGATTTTTCAGACCGAGAAGGCGATCCTGAAAGGGGTTCTCAGGGGCGACACCATAGATCGTCAGCATCATATATTGAAGGCCGATGTCAAAGCCGTGACTTATTATAAATTCCGTCTGGAACAGGTCGGTGAGGTCTGGCAGGGAGAGGTGGTATTCGATTTATGA
- a CDS encoding putative Nucleoside-diphosphate-sugar pyrophosphorylase (Evidence 3 : Putative function from multiple computational evidences) produces MTRKLIIFEDELYENFYPLTYLRPVHMLRPGIRFLHERISDSFPEYQPHFFCRPEIADLTRQMCDYPVNTIDEAQTDEIIFINARLKISTDLASALMAAGKNVYLTCRGSVVAIKVIGDLSALEKKNLKIGDLGEFAAEIKKRSELVEIEVGLYNFLWDLVADIDRTMAEDFEFLRPQIELRIKQLELMIKEHSVNDVYPGVHFINPERIYVSSDAEILPGAVLDGSKGPIFIGGRARIEPYTYVIGPLYLGKESILVGGRIAGSSIGPVCRIGGELEESIIQGYTNKYHAGFIGHSYVGEWVNFGAMTTNSDLKNNYAAVHVTVGGKERNSGLLKVGAFIGDFTKTAIGTLLNTGLNVGVCCNLVGLHIVTDREIPSFTWMALGKKSAYEVDKALEVIEKTMSRRDKSLTPEMKKRLLELGPKAGAL; encoded by the coding sequence ATGACCAGAAAATTAATAATATTCGAAGATGAATTATACGAGAATTTCTATCCTCTGACATATCTGCGGCCGGTCCATATGCTACGGCCGGGCATCAGGTTTCTGCATGAAAGAATTTCGGATTCTTTTCCGGAATACCAACCGCATTTCTTTTGCCGACCGGAGATCGCCGATTTGACGCGGCAGATGTGCGATTATCCGGTAAATACCATTGATGAGGCGCAAACCGATGAAATAATTTTCATCAACGCACGGCTCAAAATTTCGACCGATCTGGCCTCGGCGCTGATGGCGGCGGGGAAGAATGTCTATCTGACCTGCCGTGGGTCGGTCGTGGCCATCAAAGTAATCGGGGATTTGAGCGCCTTGGAAAAGAAAAATTTGAAAATTGGCGACCTCGGTGAGTTTGCGGCGGAAATCAAGAAACGTTCGGAACTGGTTGAGATTGAAGTCGGGCTGTATAATTTCTTGTGGGATTTGGTGGCCGATATAGATCGTACCATGGCCGAAGACTTCGAATTTCTGCGGCCCCAGATCGAACTCCGGATAAAACAATTGGAATTGATGATAAAAGAGCACAGTGTCAATGATGTCTATCCCGGGGTCCATTTTATAAATCCCGAGAGGATATATGTTTCATCCGACGCGGAGATTCTTCCGGGAGCGGTGCTCGACGGGTCAAAAGGGCCGATTTTTATCGGCGGTCGGGCCCGCATCGAGCCGTATACATATGTAATCGGGCCGCTTTATCTCGGGAAGGAATCGATCCTGGTGGGCGGGAGAATCGCGGGGAGTTCAATCGGTCCGGTCTGCCGGATCGGCGGAGAATTGGAGGAATCAATAATTCAGGGCTACACCAATAAATATCATGCCGGTTTCATCGGGCACAGTTATGTCGGGGAATGGGTCAATTTCGGGGCGATGACGACCAATTCCGATTTGAAAAATAATTATGCCGCGGTTCATGTCACGGTAGGGGGGAAGGAGCGGAACAGCGGGCTTTTGAAAGTCGGTGCGTTTATAGGCGATTTCACCAAAACCGCCATCGGAACGCTCTTAAATACCGGCTTGAATGTCGGGGTATGCTGTAATCTGGTCGGGCTTCATATTGTCACCGATCGCGAGATACCGTCGTTCACCTGGATGGCGCTCGGGAAAAAGTCGGCCTATGAGGTGGATAAGGCGCTTGAAGTAATCGAGAAGACCATGTCCCGCCGAGATAAAAGTCTGACCCCGGAAATGAAGAAACGGCTTCTTGAACTCGGCCCGAAAGCGGGCGCTCTTTAG
- the glgA gene encoding Glycogen synthase → MKNLNIAFITPEAVPFAKTGGLADVSGILPRTLALMGHNVKLILPRYLRVKEGEKNAEISLTIPVGKDRYQAELYQLKDGKLPYEVIFIGNDHFFGRAELYLDLKTGKDYPDNAERFIFFSRAVLEYLRKSNWKADIIHCNDWQSALIPAYLKNVFAGDPLLKDAKSVFTIHNLAYQGQFPAEIFKKTGLDNALFDPTGPFEYWGKVNFLKSALYFADHITTVSPTYAKEIQTTSDYGMGLEGVLRDKAAKLTGILNGVDYSVWSPRNDKLIPYHYFMANLSGKKSNKLALLHQAGLPIRIDSPLFGMISRLDNQKGFDLIMAIMDEMMALDIQFILLGTGDREYHQFFEKMQKKYPDKFRPYLEFDNKLAHLIEAGADIFLMPSRYEPCGLNQMYSLKYGTVPLVRRTGGLADTVEDFDEKTQKGTGFVFEEYLPPALLTAVERAAAMFRKKRVWYKIVKAGMARDYSWLSSARKYGQLYEAVLNK, encoded by the coding sequence ATGAAAAATTTAAATATCGCTTTTATTACGCCGGAGGCGGTGCCTTTTGCCAAAACCGGCGGTCTGGCCGATGTTTCCGGGATTCTTCCCCGGACTCTAGCCCTTATGGGGCATAATGTAAAACTTATTCTCCCGAGGTATCTGCGGGTCAAAGAGGGCGAGAAGAATGCCGAAATATCACTCACTATCCCGGTAGGCAAGGATCGTTATCAAGCCGAACTTTACCAACTCAAAGACGGCAAACTGCCCTATGAGGTGATATTTATCGGAAATGACCACTTTTTCGGGCGGGCGGAACTGTATCTTGATCTTAAAACAGGAAAAGACTACCCCGATAATGCCGAGCGGTTCATTTTTTTCAGCCGTGCCGTCCTGGAGTATCTGCGAAAATCGAATTGGAAGGCGGACATCATACATTGTAATGACTGGCAGAGCGCTCTGATTCCGGCCTATTTGAAGAATGTTTTCGCCGGCGACCCGCTTCTGAAGGATGCCAAATCGGTTTTCACCATTCACAATCTTGCCTATCAGGGACAATTTCCGGCCGAGATTTTTAAGAAGACGGGATTGGATAATGCCCTTTTTGATCCGACCGGGCCGTTCGAATACTGGGGTAAGGTTAATTTTCTGAAATCGGCCCTCTATTTCGCCGATCATATTACAACCGTCTCGCCGACCTATGCTAAAGAAATTCAGACCACCAGTGATTACGGTATGGGGCTTGAAGGGGTGCTCCGGGACAAAGCCGCCAAATTAACCGGGATATTGAACGGCGTCGATTATTCGGTCTGGTCGCCGCGAAACGACAAATTGATACCATATCATTATTTCATGGCTAATCTTTCGGGGAAAAAGAGCAATAAACTGGCGCTTCTGCATCAGGCGGGACTGCCGATTCGGATCGATTCGCCTCTTTTCGGGATGATCTCACGGCTCGATAATCAAAAGGGATTCGACCTGATTATGGCCATCATGGATGAGATGATGGCGCTGGATATTCAGTTTATACTGCTCGGGACCGGGGATCGGGAGTATCATCAGTTTTTCGAGAAGATGCAGAAGAAATATCCGGACAAATTCAGGCCGTATCTTGAATTCGATAACAAACTGGCCCATCTGATTGAAGCCGGGGCCGATATATTTTTGATGCCGTCGCGCTATGAACCGTGCGGGCTCAACCAGATGTACAGCCTGAAATACGGGACGGTTCCGTTGGTGCGCCGGACCGGCGGGCTGGCCGATACGGTTGAGGATTTCGATGAAAAGACGCAAAAGGGGACCGGTTTCGTCTTTGAGGAATATTTGCCCCCGGCCTTGCTGACGGCGGTCGAGCGCGCGGCGGCGATGTTTCGGAAGAAACGGGTGTGGTATAAGATTGTCAAAGCGGGGATGGCCCGGGATTATTCATGGTTGTCTTCGGCCCGCAAATACGGCCAACTCTATGAGGCGGTATTGAATAAATAA
- a CDS encoding putative Cystathionine beta-synthase (Evidence 3 : Putative function from multiple computational evidences; Product type e : enzyme), which yields MNYSTSVLEIIGRTPMVKIGNGRADGGPLMLAKLEFFNPGGSIKDRMASHILQKAVKEGKLKKGDTVIDNSSGNTGVAMAMVASILGLKAIVTVPDKTSKEKVDLIRSYGAEVIVTPSDVDHEDPRGCYMTAINLAKEHGYFHMNQYHNQDNVMAHYLTTGPEIWQDTEGKVTHFVAGIGTGGTFSGTTRYLKEKKPSLLAVAVDPVGSIFAEYIKTRRVGHAEAYKIEGIGSDTVTEALHPQLVDDVITVKDGDAFETARELARREGISIGGSAGGAIWAARKVAEKLTKDDVVVVIIADSGTRYLSKCFNDIWMKEQGFLKETPEVL from the coding sequence ATGAACTATTCGACATCTGTTCTCGAAATCATTGGCAGGACACCGATGGTGAAAATCGGCAACGGCCGCGCCGACGGCGGTCCGCTCATGCTGGCCAAATTGGAATTTTTCAACCCCGGCGGCTCTATCAAGGATAGGATGGCCAGTCATATTCTGCAGAAAGCCGTGAAGGAAGGAAAATTGAAAAAGGGGGATACTGTCATCGACAACTCTTCCGGCAACACCGGCGTCGCCATGGCCATGGTGGCGTCGATTCTCGGATTGAAAGCGATTGTTACGGTTCCGGACAAGACCAGCAAGGAAAAGGTCGATTTGATCCGTTCCTACGGCGCCGAAGTAATCGTGACCCCGTCCGATGTCGATCATGAAGATCCCCGCGGATGTTATATGACCGCCATCAATCTGGCCAAAGAGCACGGCTATTTTCACATGAATCAGTATCATAATCAGGATAATGTCATGGCCCACTATCTGACAACCGGGCCGGAAATCTGGCAGGATACGGAAGGGAAAGTCACCCATTTCGTGGCCGGAATCGGGACCGGCGGGACATTCTCCGGCACCACCCGCTACCTGAAAGAAAAAAAACCGTCGCTCCTGGCCGTAGCGGTCGATCCGGTCGGATCTATTTTCGCCGAATATATCAAGACACGGCGTGTCGGACATGCCGAGGCCTATAAAATCGAAGGTATCGGCTCGGATACCGTAACCGAAGCGCTGCATCCCCAACTGGTCGATGATGTGATCACCGTGAAGGACGGCGATGCCTTTGAAACCGCCCGCGAATTGGCCCGCCGTGAGGGGATTTCGATCGGCGGTTCGGCCGGCGGCGCGATCTGGGCGGCCCGGAAGGTGGCGGAAAAACTCACCAAAGATGATGTTGTGGTCGTCATTATTGCCGATTCCGGAACCCGTTACTTAAGCAAATGCTTCAATGATATCTGGATGAAAGAACAGGGATTTTTGAAGGAGACCCCGGAGGTTTTATAA
- a CDS encoding hypothetical protein (Evidence 5 : Unknown function): MSDIPSGLYKCRFPPIIYFIKYLDNDSEFFDNLNLTRVTLCCPWVVS, from the coding sequence TTGTCCGATATACCCTCCGGGCTTTATAAATGCCGATTTCCGCCGATAATTTATTTTATAAAATATCTTGACAACGATTCTGAATTTTTTGATAATTTGAATCTAACGAGGGTGACTCTCTGCTGTCCCTGGGTAGTTTCCTAG
- a CDS encoding Ferredoxin-1 has protein sequence MAMKITDECTACGLCLPECPTSSISEGDIYVINADTCNECVDQDGGPHCVAVCPVECIIKAE, from the coding sequence ATGGCCATGAAGATTACCGACGAATGCACCGCCTGCGGGCTCTGCCTGCCGGAATGTCCCACTTCTTCGATTTCCGAAGGGGATATTTATGTAATAAACGCGGATACCTGCAACGAATGCGTGGATCAGGACGGCGGTCCCCACTGCGTGGCGGTTTGCCCGGTCGAATGTATCATAAAAGCCGAGTAA
- a CDS encoding exported hypothetical protein (Evidence 5 : Unknown function), producing the protein MRLLVKTATTFAILFAFLTVPSPGQSRGPSLAIDSRSFDFGSVPSDFRIIHIYKVRNTGDETLHISKLEPNCDCTSASIADTLIPPGGSSDLRLTFVTRDYYGTTSKKLAIRSNDAQNPVFEIEYLANIDYFHKLHTSDPKYLTFLQGQFDKPVKLINGASESIGYTLYKEPDTIFTIDRESGKINADGSEILNIAVNKNLRPGTFYTNFTVTYDTNPPLRLTIPVKVVRF; encoded by the coding sequence ATGCGATTATTGGTAAAGACTGCGACAACATTTGCGATTCTGTTTGCTTTTCTGACTGTGCCCTCTCCGGGCCAATCCCGAGGTCCATCCTTGGCGATCGATTCCCGCTCCTTCGATTTCGGCTCGGTGCCTTCGGACTTCCGCATAATCCACATTTATAAAGTGCGGAATACCGGGGATGAAACCCTTCATATTTCCAAATTGGAACCGAATTGCGATTGTACTAGCGCTTCCATCGCCGACACTCTCATTCCTCCGGGAGGTTCTTCCGATCTCAGGCTGACTTTCGTAACCCGGGATTATTATGGCACTACGAGTAAGAAGTTGGCCATTCGCTCCAATGACGCCCAGAATCCGGTATTTGAAATCGAGTACCTGGCCAATATCGATTATTTTCACAAATTGCACACGTCCGACCCCAAATATTTGACTTTCCTTCAGGGGCAATTTGATAAGCCGGTTAAATTGATCAACGGGGCATCGGAATCCATCGGATACACTCTTTATAAAGAACCGGATACCATCTTCACCATTGACAGAGAATCGGGGAAAATAAATGCCGATGGCAGCGAAATTCTGAATATTGCGGTGAACAAGAATCTTCGTCCCGGTACATTTTACACCAATTTCACGGTCACCTATGACACCAATCCTCCTCTTCGTCTGACAATCCCGGTCAAGGTGGTCCGTTTCTAA
- the rtcB gene encoding tRNA-splicing ligase RtcB — protein MKKDKFIKISANVWEIPVDFKPGMAVPARIISSEKLVEAVDDKVIDQITNVACLPGIRRYAFCMPDGHLGYGFPIGGVAAFSLSDGVISPGGIGFDINCGMRLLRTNLTFEDLRPKMELLANKLFGTIPSGVGSSGFLKLTRPQFNDIMEKGAGWCLENGYATPDDTEFIENHGHIDHGDHKTVSDKAVSRGINQMGTLGSGNHYLEVEIAAPQNIYDRDVANHFGLDRDNQVLVAIHCGSRGFGHQIATDYLEVFDKCAKKYGLTVRDRELMSAPFQSDEGQRYFKAMACAANAAFVNRQLIVYGIRRVFREVFNQSDDELGITTIYDVAHNIAKIESYEIDGKKEELIVHRKGATRAFGPGKEEIPVKYKNVGQPVIVGGSMETGSALLCGTEYADKETFGSTLHGSGRTMSRMQAKRTIRGEAVKQRMKESGIIVKTGYMPGLAEEAAFAYKNIDDVIEAVDEAGISKKVARFHPVLNIKG, from the coding sequence ATGAAAAAAGATAAGTTCATAAAAATTTCCGCCAATGTCTGGGAAATCCCGGTCGATTTTAAACCGGGAATGGCCGTGCCGGCCAGAATTATATCATCGGAGAAGTTAGTTGAAGCGGTGGACGATAAGGTCATCGATCAAATTACCAATGTCGCCTGCCTGCCCGGAATACGACGATATGCCTTCTGCATGCCGGACGGACATTTGGGGTACGGATTTCCAATCGGCGGGGTGGCGGCATTTTCGCTTTCCGACGGGGTCATCTCACCCGGCGGAATAGGGTTCGATATCAATTGCGGGATGCGCCTTCTGCGAACCAATCTCACTTTCGAGGATCTTCGTCCGAAGATGGAACTTCTGGCGAACAAATTATTCGGCACCATTCCATCGGGGGTCGGTTCCAGCGGTTTCTTGAAATTAACCCGCCCTCAATTCAATGACATTATGGAAAAAGGAGCAGGCTGGTGCCTTGAGAATGGTTATGCGACGCCGGATGATACGGAATTTATCGAGAATCACGGTCATATCGATCATGGCGATCATAAAACGGTTTCCGACAAGGCCGTGTCGCGGGGTATAAACCAGATGGGTACGCTCGGGTCCGGGAACCATTATCTAGAAGTGGAAATTGCCGCGCCTCAGAACATTTATGACAGGGATGTCGCCAATCATTTCGGTCTCGATCGAGATAATCAAGTGCTGGTGGCGATACATTGCGGTTCGCGGGGATTCGGACACCAGATCGCCACGGATTATCTTGAAGTGTTCGATAAATGCGCCAAGAAGTACGGACTGACGGTCCGGGATCGGGAACTGATGTCGGCGCCGTTTCAATCCGATGAAGGACAGCGTTATTTCAAAGCGATGGCTTGTGCCGCCAATGCCGCTTTTGTCAACCGGCAGTTAATCGTTTATGGCATCAGAAGAGTGTTTCGGGAAGTATTCAATCAATCCGACGACGAGTTGGGTATCACGACGATTTATGATGTGGCGCATAATATCGCCAAAATTGAATCGTATGAGATTGACGGCAAAAAGGAAGAACTGATTGTCCATCGTAAGGGAGCCACGCGGGCTTTCGGCCCGGGCAAGGAAGAAATTCCGGTCAAATATAAGAATGTCGGTCAGCCGGTGATAGTGGGGGGCTCGATGGAAACCGGCTCGGCCCTGCTCTGCGGGACCGAATATGCCGATAAAGAGACGTTCGGATCAACTCTGCACGGCTCGGGAAGGACGATGTCGCGAATGCAGGCAAAGAGAACCATTCGCGGCGAGGCCGTGAAACAGCGGATGAAAGAGAGCGGTATCATTGTCAAAACCGGCTATATGCCGGGCCTTGCGGAAGAGGCGGCGTTTGCCTATAAAAATATCGATGATGTTATCGAAGCCGTAGATGAAGCGGGAATTTCAAAGAAGGTGGCCCGTTTTCACCCGGTCCTGAATATCAAGGGATAG